The following is a genomic window from Candidatus Omnitrophota bacterium.
ATTGCGGCTAAAAATCTGCATCGTCTGGCAATTTAGTCTCTTTGCCCTTTCTATTGATTCAGAAAGTTTCCCAGAAATGGAAACATGAAAACCGAGACGCATAACTTTATAAGATTTCTATAAGTTTATTTCTTGATTTAAAACCTGAGATAATTTTAAGGCGGGATTTGGGAAGTGAAAAATATTCAGAAAGAAGCTCAATGATTCTCTGGTTCGCTTTTCCTTCCCGTGCTGGGGATTTTACATAAACCTGAAAGTGAGTCTCATCCTCCCTCTCTACTCTTTCCTCTTTCGCCTGAATCTTGGCCCTTACAAAAATCTTCAAATTAATTTAAGAAAAGAAACTTGGTGGTGTTTGCTGGACGATGCCAGAATTTTCTTTGAGCAAAATCCAGAGGATTTTGCCGATTGGCCCGCCCGCATTGCCCGCCTCGCAGGCGAGCCGATGATTTTTTATTATAATATCAAATCAACCCAATTTTCAAAAGAATTATCTTTGAAATCTTTGCTTGTTTTTTCAAAATAAACCCAGCGTCCGCGATAATTCCGTAAATCAGTGTTAGTAACTATTCCGCCAAAAAGTTTTTTGCCTTTTTTATTTTCGCTTTGAATATATTTATACAAGCCGTCAATTTTTGGACCAGCAACCTGTTTTGTTATTCCGGCTTTGGTGTCAAACAGACCAATCCTTCCGTCTTTTAATTTTACGATAAAGTCAACATAAAAAGGCTTCGTTTCTCCGTTATCATAAGGAACAGCAAAAAA
Proteins encoded in this region:
- a CDS encoding DUF167 domain-containing protein, with the translated sequence MKIFVRAKIQAKEERVEREDETHFQVYVKSPAREGKANQRIIELLSEYFSLPKSRLKIISGFKSRNKLIEIL